The genomic region TAAAGAAACAGGCTTGTTCAAGAAGGATCTTACCCTTCCGAACAAGCCTGTTTGTCATACATCATGAGGATGATAGATCTAATCGGTATGAAGATATTTTATTGTGCTGATGCTGGAGAAGGGACTGTCGCTGGTACAGGAACCGGCGCAGTTTCAGATGTCTCATCTGCAGGCTCGGCTCCTTCAGCAGGTTCTGCTTGTGGTTGCTGAGCCGCCATCAGTTCAGCGACGATTTGATCAGTTGGTTGTGTAAGCAGTGCATACATAATCGCAGCCTCTTCCTGACGAATCAGAGGTTTGCGGGAAAGGAAATCAACAGAACCATCCTCCAGTACCTTCACCTCAGGTCCGTGGATACCGAGCGTATACATCATCTGAATGGCTGGTACAGCCCATTCATCTGTGTGCCCCGCAAGTTTCACATCATTGAACAGTTCGCTAGGATATTGCAGTTGCATAACTCTCCACATCATGACCATGGCTTCCTGTCGGATAATCACTTGATCTGGCTTAAACTGCTGTTCGTCCGTGCCCGTAATCATACCCAATTCATATCCGAGTTGAATATATCCGGCTGCTGCATGATCTGCCCAGTCGGTGCCAGCAGGAGGCGTTGTTTTGCTGGGCTTCAATCCGCTCAGTTTAAGCGTGTTCTCAATAAACTCAGCTCGTGTCACAGCTGTTTTTGGTTGGAAAGACTTGCTAGCATTATTCTCATAATATCCAAGAGATTGTATGGCATAGATTGCTTCAGCATAAGGACTGTTCTCACGAACATCCCGGAAGCCCATAGGTATTTGTCCTTTTTTCTCATAGCCCATAGGGTTGAGGTAAGGTTCTTTCATGTATGTGGTGCCATCTGCATATTCTTTGAAGGCTGTGAATTGACCAGTCAATTCATCCTTGAAGAGATTATCCTCCACTTGAATCAGGTTGCGTTGACCCAGGAATACATCGTTAATACTCAGTTGTCCTGGCTTATCCCCGCCATCTTTCAAGGAACTTACAATCGTGCTAAGTCGAAGATCCGCGTACAATCCGGTAAAGCGTTGCAGCTCAGCTGCGGATTGCGGCGTGTATTCCTTGAACTGTACAGGCTCTGCATATTGTGGGAAGAAATTTTGTATGAATGCCGGGTAGAACAGATTACGAAGTGCTCCATTCTGATTATACGTCAGGAAGACGCCTGTATTTTGCTCAGGAATAAGGAAGAGATAAGAGCTGAATCCAGTCAGGTCGCCTGCTTTCGTAATAATTTTTGGACTACTTCCTGCTCCGGGAAGCTGAAATGCAGCTTCGAATCCATACGTGGTGTTCGGTAACAGGGGATGAATGGAGGAACGGTATTGTTCCATGCTTTTCACTGTGGATTCTTTGAGAATCCGCTCGTTGTCCTTCACGCCCTCATTCAGGAACGCAATCATGAATTTCCCGATGTCTTCTGCGGTAGACAGCATGCCACCTTGAGGCATTGGCGTTGGAGCGATGGTGTACAGATCAAGCGGGTTGTGTGTCGCATCATAGCCTGTAGCTAGCTGCTTTTGGAACTTTTCGTCCAGCATGAAGCTGCTGTTATCCATGCCTAGCGGTTTGAAGATATGTTGTTGCATATAAGTTTCAAAAGGCTCACCGCTTACGTTCTCGACAATCATGCCAAGCAGCAAAAACGAGAAGTTATCGTACATGTAGGCGCTACCAGGCTCTCGAACGACAGGAGGCATATGCTGCTGTGCGTAATCCTCCATCGCTATGTACTTGTC from Paenibacillus sp. FSL R5-0341 harbors:
- a CDS encoding serine hydrolase — protein: MAVVLSLSLWVPAVQAETPTPVAAEQEKSKALTTESATAFLDSFFESPEAKAHYVGASVVVVKDGKVLAEKGYGFSDVESKTAIDPKKTAFRVASVSKTFTSVAVMQLVEQGKVDLQADFQTYVKGLEFDNPFDKPVTVENLLTHTTGFEIRDPQQEDIHTDFDKYIAMEDYAQQHMPPVVREPGSAYMYDNFSFLLLGMIVENVSGEPFETYMQQHIFKPLGMDNSSFMLDEKFQKQLATGYDATHNPLDLYTIAPTPMPQGGMLSTAEDIGKFMIAFLNEGVKDNERILKESTVKSMEQYRSSIHPLLPNTTYGFEAAFQLPGAGSSPKIITKAGDLTGFSSYLFLIPEQNTGVFLTYNQNGALRNLFYPAFIQNFFPQYAEPVQFKEYTPQSAAELQRFTGLYADLRLSTIVSSLKDGGDKPGQLSINDVFLGQRNLIQVEDNLFKDELTGQFTAFKEYADGTTYMKEPYLNPMGYEKKGQIPMGFRDVRENSPYAEAIYAIQSLGYYENNASKSFQPKTAVTRAEFIENTLKLSGLKPSKTTPPAGTDWADHAAAGYIQLGYELGMITGTDEQQFKPDQVIIRQEAMVMMWRVMQLQYPSELFNDVKLAGHTDEWAVPAIQMMYTLGIHGPEVKVLEDGSVDFLSRKPLIRQEEAAIMYALLTQPTDQIVAELMAAQQPQAEPAEGAEPADETSETAPVPVPATVPSPASAQ